In Acipenser ruthenus chromosome 16, fAciRut3.2 maternal haplotype, whole genome shotgun sequence, the following proteins share a genomic window:
- the LOC117411778 gene encoding glypican-4, producing the protein MAGINVLSLVWASAVLLVAVRAELKTRTCTEVRLAYGSKGFNHNDVPHQGVNGAQLKVCPQGFTCCTPEMEEKLSQQSRTDLRAPVTQLSSNLQSTFTQRHRRFDQFFKELLDNAERSLHDMFTRTYGVMYVQNAELFKQFFQDLKRYYVSGGVNLEQMLSEFWAGLLERMFKLVNVQYHFTEEYMECVSKHTEQLKPFGDVPRKLKLQVTRSFVAARTFAQGLAVIGDVIGKVSTVNASPDCVRAAMKMMYCPYCSGQVALKPCPNYCLNVMKGCLANQADMDTEWNNVMDAMLNLAERLEGPFNIEAVMDPIDVKISDAIMNMQENSMQVSQKVFQGCGQPRPAVPDRVSRSAPDGGFNARFRPYNPEERPTTAAGTSLDRLVPDVKKHLKLAKKFWSTLPESVCTGERISAGDECWNGTAKSRYDSVVMGNGLANQVANPDVEVDITKPDLVIRRQIMVLRLMTNRLKSAHNGHDVTFFDMSEDGSGEESGSGCEGQHCTSDFVFTPTITKIPPVIVRSGVASGAVSLPLTSFVLLLGAAALAMLASRR; encoded by the exons GTGCCCAGTTGAAGGTGTGCCCGCAGGGCTTCACATGCTGCACCCCTGAGATGGAGGAGAAGCTGAGCCAGCAGAGCCGCACTGACCTCCGAGCCCCAGTGACCCAGCTGAGCTCCAACCTGCAGAGCACCTTCACACAGCGCCACCGCCGCTTTGACC AGTTCTTCAAGGAGCTGCTGGACAACGCGGAGCGCTCCCTGCACGACATGTTCACCCGGACGTACGGAGTCATGTACGTGCAGAACGCAGAGCTCTTCAAGCAGTTCTTCCAGGACCTCAAGCGCTACTACGTGAGCGGGGGGGTGAACCTGGAGCAGATGCTGTCCGAGTTCTGGGCTGGGCTGCTGGAGCGCATGTTCAAGTTGGTCAATGTCCAGTACCATTTCACTGAGGAGTACATGGAGTGTGTCAGCAAGCACACTGAGCAGCTCAAGCCCTTCGGAGACGTGCCTCGCAAGCTCAAACTGCAGGTCACGCGCTCCTTTGTGGCGGCCAGGACTTTCGCACAGGGGCTGGCGGTCATTGGCGACGTGATCGGCAAAGTGTCCACG GTGAACGCATCTCCGGACTGCGTGAGAGCTGCCATGAAGATGATGTACTGTCCCTACTGCAGCGGGCAGGTGGCGCTCAAGCCCTGCCCCAATTACTGCCTCAACGTGATGAAGGGCTGCCTCGCGAACCAGGCCGACATGGACACGGAGTGGAACAACGTCATGG ATGCCATGCTGAACCTGGCAGAGAGACTAGAGGGCCCCTTCAACATTGAGGCTGTGATGGACCCCATTGATGTCAAGATCTCAGATGCCATCATGAACATGCAAGAAAACAGCATGCAGGTCTCCCAGAAG GTGTTCCAGGGGTGTGGGCAGCCCAGGCCTGCTGTTCCAGATCGCGTCTCGCGCTCAGCTCCTGATGGCGGGTTCAATGCCAGGTTCCGCCCCTACAACCCGGAGGAGAGGCCCACTACTGCAGCGGGCACCAGCCTCGACAGACTG GTCCCTGATGTGAAGAAGCACCTCAAACTGGCAAAGAAGTTCTGGTCCACGCTGCCGGAGAGCGTGTGCACGGGAGAGCGGATAAGCGCTGGAGACGAGTGCTGGAACGGCACAGCAAAGAGCAG GTAcgattctgtggtgatgggaaatGGTTTAGCCAACCAGGTGGCCAACCCCGATGTGGAGGTTGACATCACCAAGCCGGACTTGGTGATTCGCCGACAGATAATGGTGCTCCGCCTGATGACCAACAGGCTGAAGAGCGCCCACAACGGCCATGATGTCACCTTCTTTGACATGA GTGAGGATGGCAGCGGGGAGGAGAGTGGCAGCGGGTGCGAGGGCCAGCATTGTACATCCGATTTCGTCTTCACCCCCACCATCACCAAGATCCCTCCAGTGATCGTGAGATCGGGTGTGGCTTCGGGGGCAGTCAGTCTGCCACTGACCAGCTTTGTCCTGCTGCTGGGAGCTGCAGCTCTGGCCATGCTGGCCTCTCGGAGATAA